One window from the genome of Nicotiana tomentosiformis chromosome 5, ASM39032v3, whole genome shotgun sequence encodes:
- the LOC108944115 gene encoding uncharacterized protein, with product MASKKRARIGKEANATLGVAVDPLFDNTGEDNPPTITLPDSSIPEQTTPVPTPAENATIPPVDIHVPPPALASGPGISDGDLRGAIQMLTQLVASQAQSSNVATTLFTSQEDSSSSRMRDERSYSEGCRASRQGADRGTAQSSSPSAATSSAPPPTRGSSAPTGRGAARGGAQILFDSTNVPFAGGATSLNGWCELRGHIQRECRSSRQGAGRGTAQPSSSAAATSSAPPPAQGTPVPAGHGAARGGAQSSGRPSRFYAMSGRQNAAASLDVVTGILTVQTHDVYALIDPNSTLSYITPYVAMEFGIEPEQRPKPFSVSTLVG from the exons atggcatctaagaagagagcgagaattggcaaagaagccaatgccacactaggagtggcagttgatcccTTATTTGATAAtacgggtgaggataatccccctactatcacatTGCCTGATTCATCTATTCCAGAACagactaccccagttcctacacccGCGGAGAATGCCACAATCCCTCCCGTCGATATAcatgttccacctccagccctagCTTCAGGtcccggtatttctgatggggatcttaggggagctattcagatgctgactcagttagtagcttctcaggcccagagctCAAATGTTGCAACCACCTTATTTACCTCGCAAGAGGATTCTTCTAGTTCCAGG ATGCGAGATGagaggtcatattcagaggggTGTCGTGCATCCCGTCAGGGTGCAGATAGGGGCACagctcagtcatccagtccttcagctgctacatcttcagcaccgcCTCCAACTCGAGGCTCTTCAGCAcccacagggcgtggtgcagctaggggtggtgcacaga tactattcgacagtactaacgtcccttttgctgggggtgctacatctttgaatggat GGTGCgaattgaggggtcatattcagagggagtgtcgttcatcccgccagggtgcgggcaggggcacagcGCAGCCATCtagttctgcagctgctacatcttcagcaccccctccagctcaaGGCACTCCGGTACCAGCAGGGCATGGCGCGGCTAGGGGAGGTGCACAGAGTTCAGGAAgacccagccgtttctatgctatgagtggtcgccagaaTGCAGCGGCTTCTCttgatgttgtcacaggtatattgactgtccaaactcatgatgtatatgctcttattgatccaaACTCCACCTTGTCCTAtattaccccttatgttgctatggaatttggaatagaaccagaacaacgtcctaagccattctctgtatctactctggttggctaG